From the Lampris incognitus isolate fLamInc1 chromosome 6, fLamInc1.hap2, whole genome shotgun sequence genome, one window contains:
- the scamp5a gene encoding secretory carrier-associated membrane protein 5, whose protein sequence is MELCLCVPENNFPPLPRFIPLKPCFYQDFNEIPDQRRTMCKRLYYLWILNSATLAVNLIGCLAWMCGGGGATNFGMAILWLILFTPCSYVCWFRPIYKAFKTDSSFNFMAFFFVFMAQVVISIIQTVGIPGWGVCGWLATITFFSTNIGSAVVMLIPTIMFTAVAVLSFVALTKVHNFYRGSGGSLGKAQEEWTTGAWKNPHVQEAAQQAAMGAAQGAMQQNQYSAAPTYNYDDPM, encoded by the exons ATggaactgtgtttgtgtgtcccagAAAACAACTTCCCTCCACTGCCTCGGTTCATTCCTCTTAAGCCATGTTTCTACCAGGACTTCAATGAGATCCCAGATCAACGTCGTACCATGTGCAAGAGACTGTATTACCTATGGATCT TGAACAGTGCTACGCTGGCTGTTAATCTCATTGGCTGTCTGGCGTGGATGTGTGGTGGAGGTGGAGCTACCAATTTTGGTATGGCCATTCTGTGGCTCATCCTCTTCACTCCCTGCTCTTATGTGTGCTGGTTCAGGCCCATCTACAAGGCCTTTAA GACTGACAGCTCTTTCAACTTTATGGCTTTTTTCTTCGTCTTCATGGCCCAGGTTGTGATTAGTATAATCCAGACAGTTGGCATTCCAGGTTGGGGAGTGTG TGGTTGGCTGGCTACTATCACCTTCTTCAGCACGAACATTGGCTCCGCTGTGGTCATGTTAATTCCCACTATTATGTTTACTGCCGTGGCTGTGCTGTCCTTCGTCGCCCTCACAAAG GTTCACAATTTTTACCGTGGCAGTGGGGGTAGCCTGGGCAAGGCCCAAGAAGAGTGGACCACTGGGGCCTGGAAGAACCCCCATGTCCAGGAAGCAGCTCAGCAGGCAGCCATGGGAGCAGCCCAGGGAGCCATGCAGCAGAACCAATACTCAGCAGCTCCCACCTACAACTATGACGACCCAATGTAG